The Candidatus Hydrogenedentota bacterium genome window below encodes:
- a CDS encoding beta-galactosidase — MHLSAPLRTSFCVCVAWALFGQFASADGGAGFVSLFDAGSRSASKATLRNAESLKATERAKRTVFEAAPETDPYEKGAWEFDFTEPFPNTWERLVLEIEFFDEGAGVIQPLLLQDDSFSGKWLRPSRSVSFTRLNTKTYRRAYFEFDAAPPDSGATKNPHLRISGLQYLRAIRARRALSDSQWHAAEKSVPSNVEPMLVLQRPMQINCTVGIPDVGNPPSLAVALENIREYAPLARLLGFTSVECFVRWDLLEPREGEFDFTHYDTLVSAIQKRGLKWFPNLVITSAFSLPGWYYESGQHNGLRCLEHDQMNQVPTIWNDDTRKHVIRVLSAFGHHYEAKGVLEAVRLGPSGNFGEAQYPAGAGRALGYRGEPMHAHIGWWAGDAFAQTSFQEFLRTRYATVDALNAAWGDSATSFEQISPRLPETYVTRRGRLDMTEWYTDSMTRWCDFWAEAARAAMPNTPIYMSSGGWGFREAGTDFTAQAESMKKHGGGIRLTNETDSFEQNVYATRLAATAARLYGIPLGYEPAGYHSGRGTVARFFNTITTNGANLYTRHSVLFEDSFSVDRWIRDYPNLDRRADPVIEVALYYPETMNQLDDGTFRHLYAWGFNSRAAEIRRRVDVDFLDERLIRAGYLERYRVLVFCWGNTIEDDVQRTIDAWIRQGGTAIYPTYPRGPQETVEGDQSRFLAWERGDTGAGTFRRFKGDMEPVSLYGDFVEEVLQGVGSLSPLTRQVLAIQHPEQVYFSVLADGSLVALNYGDKPAPVSLEGRFTETIMPYSFQFLPLE; from the coding sequence ATGCACTTATCCGCACCACTCAGAACGAGCTTCTGTGTATGCGTTGCTTGGGCCTTGTTCGGGCAGTTTGCGTCGGCGGACGGCGGGGCCGGATTCGTGTCCCTATTTGATGCCGGTTCGCGAAGTGCATCCAAGGCGACGCTGCGCAATGCCGAAAGCTTGAAAGCGACGGAGCGGGCAAAGCGCACCGTGTTCGAAGCGGCACCTGAAACCGATCCGTATGAGAAGGGCGCGTGGGAGTTTGATTTCACCGAACCATTTCCCAACACGTGGGAGCGCCTGGTTCTGGAGATCGAGTTCTTCGACGAAGGCGCCGGAGTCATTCAACCGCTTCTGCTCCAAGACGATTCCTTTTCGGGCAAGTGGTTGCGTCCGAGCCGGTCTGTTTCTTTCACGCGATTGAACACGAAGACCTATCGACGGGCGTACTTTGAGTTCGATGCGGCGCCACCGGATTCCGGGGCAACGAAGAACCCGCATCTGAGAATATCCGGGCTTCAGTACCTTCGCGCCATACGCGCGCGCCGAGCGCTGTCCGATTCACAATGGCATGCAGCCGAAAAGAGCGTGCCCAGCAACGTTGAACCGATGCTCGTGCTTCAGCGTCCCATGCAAATCAATTGCACCGTCGGCATACCGGATGTGGGCAATCCGCCTTCGCTGGCGGTTGCGCTGGAGAACATACGCGAATATGCGCCGCTCGCCAGACTCCTGGGTTTCACATCCGTTGAATGCTTTGTGCGGTGGGACTTGTTGGAACCTCGCGAGGGGGAGTTCGATTTTACTCACTACGACACCCTTGTGAGCGCCATCCAGAAGCGGGGGCTGAAGTGGTTTCCCAATCTGGTGATAACGTCCGCATTCTCGCTACCCGGTTGGTACTACGAATCCGGCCAGCATAACGGCCTTCGCTGTCTGGAACACGACCAAATGAATCAGGTGCCGACCATATGGAACGACGACACCAGGAAGCATGTGATTCGGGTGCTGTCGGCTTTCGGCCACCACTACGAAGCGAAAGGTGTGCTCGAAGCCGTACGGCTTGGTCCAAGCGGCAATTTTGGCGAAGCACAGTACCCTGCGGGTGCGGGTAGAGCGCTTGGATATCGCGGAGAGCCCATGCACGCCCATATTGGATGGTGGGCAGGCGACGCCTTTGCGCAGACGTCGTTTCAAGAATTTCTGCGGACACGTTACGCAACCGTGGATGCGCTGAACGCGGCATGGGGCGATAGCGCAACATCGTTTGAGCAAATTTCGCCGCGATTACCCGAGACGTATGTGACGCGTCGCGGCCGATTGGATATGACGGAATGGTATACGGACTCGATGACCCGTTGGTGCGACTTCTGGGCTGAAGCGGCCCGTGCAGCCATGCCCAACACGCCCATCTACATGTCTTCCGGCGGCTGGGGTTTTCGCGAAGCAGGCACGGACTTCACCGCGCAAGCGGAGTCCATGAAGAAGCACGGCGGTGGGATTCGACTCACAAATGAGACCGATAGCTTCGAGCAGAACGTTTACGCAACACGCCTGGCGGCGACCGCGGCGCGTCTCTATGGGATCCCCCTTGGCTACGAGCCCGCGGGATACCATAGCGGGCGCGGCACGGTCGCGCGGTTCTTCAACACAATTACGACGAACGGGGCAAATCTATACACGCGCCACTCCGTGCTGTTCGAGGACTCCTTTTCCGTAGACAGATGGATCCGCGATTATCCAAACCTGGACAGGCGAGCCGACCCTGTGATCGAGGTTGCGCTTTACTATCCCGAGACGATGAACCAGCTCGACGACGGGACGTTTCGCCACTTATATGCGTGGGGATTCAATTCGCGCGCTGCGGAGATTCGCCGTCGTGTGGATGTCGATTTTCTCGATGAGCGCCTGATTCGCGCGGGATACCTGGAGCGATACCGAGTCCTCGTGTTTTGCTGGGGTAACACAATTGAAGACGATGTGCAGCGCACGATCGATGCGTGGATTCGCCAGGGAGGCACAGCAATCTACCCGACGTACCCGCGCGGACCACAGGAAACCGTGGAGGGAGACCAGTCGCGTTTCCTGGCGTGGGAGCGCGGGGATACGGGCGCGGGAACGTTTCGCCGCTTCAAAGGCGACATGGAGCCGGTCTCGCTGTACGGAGACTTCGTGGAAGAGGTCTTGCAGGGGGTTGGATCACTGTCGCCACTGACCCGTCAAGTGCTCGCTATTCAGCATCCTGAGCAGGTCTACTTCAGTGTTCTTGCCGACGGCTCTCTTGTCGCACTCAATTATGGCGATAAACCGGCGCCGGTTTCGCTGGAGGGCCGCTTTACGGAGACCATCATGCCGTATTCGTTTCAATTTCTTCCCTTAGAATAA
- a CDS encoding PEP-CTERM sorting domain-containing protein: MVATYTAANPVRTDTGVNALSGSDIYEHSYAISPLSLTAGTTYWINIYNDTTIDTDDVWLWLFSYGPQGGGGALAPSVDSTAYNTADALNTGFAFRLRNNTVVPEPASILLMGLGLGGFAWRARKKNC, from the coding sequence TTGGTCGCAACGTATACCGCGGCCAACCCGGTCAGGACGGATACGGGTGTCAATGCCTTAAGTGGTTCCGATATATACGAGCACTCGTACGCCATTTCGCCGCTATCGTTGACAGCGGGAACAACCTATTGGATCAACATCTACAACGACACCACAATCGATACGGATGATGTCTGGCTCTGGCTCTTTTCCTATGGTCCACAGGGAGGCGGAGGAGCCTTAGCCCCGAGCGTGGACAGCACCGCCTACAATACGGCCGACGCCCTCAACACCGGCTTTGCGTTCAGGCTGCGCAACAACACCGTCGTGCCGGAACCGGCATCGATCCTGCTCATGGGCCTTGGGCTGGGCGGCTTTGCCTGGCGCGCCCGCAAAAAGAACTGCTAG